In the genome of Fimbriimonadaceae bacterium, one region contains:
- a CDS encoding DUF1844 domain-containing protein, translating into MSTEGNQSPHEPLSVYTVIMAMTEQMATLAWQKLGLQPDMMTGKVQADFEEAKVAIDITTQLASFIEPKLDENDKREIHNLIRDLRMNYVQKVKEKQT; encoded by the coding sequence ATGTCGACTGAAGGCAATCAATCCCCGCACGAACCGCTGAGTGTTTACACAGTGATCATGGCCATGACCGAACAAATGGCCACCCTGGCTTGGCAAAAACTGGGCCTGCAGCCCGACATGATGACGGGCAAGGTTCAAGCGGATTTTGAAGAAGCAAAGGTCGCCATCGACATTACAACGCAGCTCGCGAGCTTCATCGAGCCAAAACTTGATGAGAACGACAAGCGTGAGATACACAACCTCATTCGCGACCTGCGGATGAACTACGTCCAGAAAGTTAAGGAGAAGCAGACATGA
- a CDS encoding GNAT family N-acetyltransferase translates to MRVAFHTVYPTAAAELWNRNHPAKYAICPELIRLNTVDSGLYDPGASVAELDDDGRLIGYIVVKRSASCLYKGPDPDVAHLSAAVFDDPTVGIDLFAHAKKMLLNRGLYQVSFGQDVRHFWPGCPADCAALNSFLTVSGFQAESEAVDLERDLSDYSPPTSCLKALEKGTSVRPLSMEDLGELSTFLEATFPGRWKADTLWKINAENRADFVYGLFVEGKIKGFAVTQDWTHHSPIGGGVWRIDLGENWGALGPIGIAPEQRGSGLGGALLGSALQGLKDRGARKTIIDWTTLTEFYGKHGFEVTRRYTPYSRRIDE, encoded by the coding sequence ATGCGCGTAGCCTTCCACACCGTTTATCCAACAGCCGCCGCCGAACTCTGGAATCGAAACCACCCGGCAAAGTATGCGATCTGCCCGGAATTGATCCGGTTGAACACTGTCGATTCCGGACTTTACGATCCGGGGGCGTCCGTCGCCGAGCTCGATGACGACGGAAGATTGATCGGCTATATCGTGGTCAAGCGCAGCGCATCCTGCTTGTACAAGGGGCCAGACCCCGACGTCGCCCATCTAAGCGCAGCCGTCTTTGATGATCCGACAGTGGGGATTGACCTGTTTGCCCACGCCAAAAAGATGCTCCTCAATCGTGGGCTGTATCAAGTCAGTTTCGGTCAGGATGTGCGCCACTTTTGGCCCGGTTGCCCGGCTGACTGCGCGGCGCTGAACTCATTTTTAACGGTCTCTGGCTTCCAAGCGGAGAGTGAGGCCGTCGATTTAGAGCGAGACTTGAGCGACTACAGTCCGCCTACGTCCTGCCTGAAGGCCCTCGAAAAGGGAACATCGGTTCGACCCTTATCGATGGAAGATCTTGGCGAGCTGTCTACCTTTCTCGAAGCAACTTTCCCGGGCCGCTGGAAGGCCGACACCCTCTGGAAGATCAACGCGGAGAACCGCGCCGATTTTGTCTACGGTCTGTTCGTCGAGGGCAAGATCAAGGGCTTTGCTGTGACGCAGGACTGGACTCACCACTCGCCGATCGGGGGTGGAGTTTGGAGGATAGATCTTGGGGAGAATTGGGGCGCACTTGGACCGATTGGGATTGCTCCAGAGCAGCGCGGGAGTGGACTTGGGGGTGCCTTGCTGGGATCGGCGCTTCAAGGATTGAAGGATCGAGGAGCCCGAAAGACGATCATCGACTGGACCACCCTGACCGAATTCTACGGCAAGCATGGCTTTGAAGTGACCCGTCGATACACGCCCTATTCGCGCCGGATCGACGAATAA